The following are encoded in a window of Peromyscus eremicus chromosome 12, PerEre_H2_v1, whole genome shotgun sequence genomic DNA:
- the Pla1a gene encoding phospholipase A1 member A → MPPALWERCFWLWGPLLWLSIGSSGNVPPTAQPKCTDFQNANLLRGTNLKVQFLLFTPSDPSCGQLVERSSDIQNSKFNVSLGTKLIIHGFRALGTKPSWIDKFIRTLLRATDANVIAVDWVYGSTGVYLFAVENVVKLSLEISRFLSKLLELGVSESSVHIIGVSLGAHVGGMVGQLYKGQLGRITGLDPAGPEYTRASLEERLDAGDALFVEAIHTDTDYLGIRIPVGHVDYFVNGGQDQPGCPTFFQAGYSYLICDHMRAVHLYISALENTCPLMAFPCASYKAFLAGDCLDCFNPFLLSCPRIGLVEQGGVKIEPLPKEVRVYLMTTSSAPYCVHHSLVEFNLKEKRKKDTIVEVTFLSNNITSSVKITIPRQQLEGRGVIAHPTPQCQINQVKLKFQVPSRVWKKDRTTIAGTFCTAPLPVNDSKKTVCIPEPVNLQASMPVFQDLKIACG, encoded by the exons GGAATGTACCTCCTACCGCCCAGCCAAAGTGCACTGACTTCCAGAATGCCAACCTCCTCCGAGGCACCAACCTCAAAGTCCAGTTTCTCCTATTTACCCCTTCCGACCCCAGCTGTGGGCAGCTAGTAGAAAGAAGCAGTGACATCCAAAACTCTaagttcaatgtcagcctgggAACCAAACTAATTATTCATGGATTCAG GGCGTTAGGAACAAAGCCTTCTTGGATCGACAAGTTCATTCGCACTCTTCTGCGAGCAACAGATGCCAATGTGATTGCAGTGGACTGGGTTTATGGCTCTACAGGCGTCTACCTGTTCGCTGTGGAGAATGTGGTCAAGTTGAGCCTGGAGATCTCCCGCTTCCTCAGCAAACTTCTG GAGCTGGGTGTGTCGGAGTCCTCAGTCCACATCATTGGTGTTAGTCTAGGGGCTCATGTTGGAGGCATGGTCGGACAATTGTACAAAGGCCAGTTGGGACGGAtcacag GGCTAGATCCTGCTGGACCAGAGTACACCAGAGCCAGCCTGGAGGAACGCTTGGATGCTGGAGATGCCCTCTTTGTGGAGGCCATCCACACAGACACTGACT ATTTGGGTATCCGGATTCCTGTGGGACATGTGGACTACTTTGTCAATGGAGGTCAAGACCAGCCCGGATGTCCCACGTTTTTTCAAGCAG GTTACAGTTACCTGATCTGCGATCACATGAGGGCTGTCCATCTCTACATCAGCGCTCTGGAGAACACCTGCCCACTGATGGCCTTTCCCTGCGCCAGCTACAAGGCCTTCCTGGCTGGAGACTGTCTGGATTGTTTTAACCCATTCCTGCTCTCCTGTCCGAGGATTG GGCTGGTGGAACAAGGTGGTGTCAAGATTGAGCCGCTCCCCAAGGAAGTGAGAGTGTATCTCATGACTACGTCCAGTGCCCCGTACTGCG TGCATCACAGCCTCGTGGAGTTTAAtttgaaggagaagaggaaaaaggacaCCATCGTCGAGGTCACCTTCCTGAGCAACAATATTACTTCCTCAGTCAAGATCACCAT ACCTAGACAGCAACTGGAAGGGAGAGGAGTcattgcccaccccaccccccagtgccAGATAAACCAAGTGAAGCTCAAATTCCAAGTTCCTAGCAGGGTTTGGAAAAAAGACAGGACTACCATCGCTGGGACTTTCTGTACCGCCCCTCTGCCGGTCAATGACAG TAAGAAGACAGTCTGCATACCTGAGCCAGTGAATCTGCAAGCAAGCATGCCTGTTTTTCAGGACCTGAAAATAGCCTGTGGGTAG